The proteins below are encoded in one region of Salvelinus namaycush isolate Seneca chromosome 32, SaNama_1.0, whole genome shotgun sequence:
- the LOC120027454 gene encoding transmembrane protein 249-like, with amino-acid sequence MTIGIFGTWDHQFNATEQALTDKIKNNPCYPFTIVKDVFVLEYQHENIWKGSLLLIASTIGTACYMNMEFGDHHKYTGFLVFSMCLSLWLICSGAFRRRLVIDHKKKEYRYYIHTHLRHRGPLHQIYIRMIAQKSGQVLLMYKLMLNGYKIEERELSGFSEKYELLECQGRRIATKLNLNYFDYQDTSKRHLVIHRPKIILSANNDRNNPPV; translated from the exons ATGACTATTGGGATTTTTGGCACGTGGGACCATCAGTTCAACGCCACTGAGCAAGCACTCACAGATAAGATCAAGAACAACCCTTGCTATCCATTCACTATAGTGAAGGACG TGTTTGTTCTTGAATACCAGCATGAAAACATCTGGAAAGGTTCACTGCTACTGATCGCCTCCACCATTGGAACTGCCTGTTACATGAACATGGAGTTTGGG GACCATCACAAGTATACTGGGTTCCTGGTGTTCAgcatgtgtctctctctatggctGATCTGTTCCGGGGCCTTCCGCCGGCGCCTGGTGATCGATCACAAGAAGAAGGAGTACCGCTACTACATCCACACACACCTACGCCACAGGGGCCCCTTGCACCAGATCTACATACGCATGATAGCGCAGAAGAGTG GACAGGTACTGCTGATGTACAAGCTGATGCTGAATGGATACAAGATTGAAGAGAGGGAACTCAGTGGCTTCTCAGAGAAATATGAG CTGTTGGAGTGCCAGGGCAGGAGGATAGCGACGAAACTCAACCTCAATTACTTTGACTACCAGGACACTTCTAAACGGCACCTTGTCATCCACAGGCCCAAAATCATCCTGTCTGCTAACAATGATCGCAACAATCCACCTGTCTGA